The Vicia villosa cultivar HV-30 ecotype Madison, WI linkage group LG1, Vvil1.0, whole genome shotgun sequence genome includes a region encoding these proteins:
- the LOC131610614 gene encoding probable leucine-rich repeat receptor-like protein kinase At2g33170, with the protein MPNLVFLSLTITIYLSISHTNFLAQSLTSPSDIQALKAFKASINPSSIPPSSCIASWNFTTDPCSTPRRIYFLCGFTCTTDSTHINQITLDSATYSGTLTPLISQLTQLITLDLSDNNFSGSIPSSISSLSNLKTLTLRSNSFSGSIPLSITKLKSLESIDFSHNSLSGPIPNSINSLATIRRIDLSFNKLTGSIPKLPPNLVELAIKNNSLSGPLQKPTFDQSTQLAVVELSENSLTRTIESWLLLLPSLQQVNLANNSFTAIQISKPAHPGGSNLVALNLGFNRIQGYAPANLAAYPMLSFLSIRHNSLRGNIPMEYGQIKSIKKLFLDGNFLVGNPPPGLLAAGATVSGSLGDNCLQKCPVSSQMCTPAQKPSSVCKRAQRGRS; encoded by the coding sequence ATGCCAAACCTCGTATTCCTCTCCCTAACTATCACCATCTATCTCTCCATCTCCCACACCAATTTCCTTGCACAATCCCTCACTTCACCCTCAGACATTCAAGCTCTCAAAGCCTTCAAAGCCTCAATCAACCCCTCCTCAATCCCACCCTCCTCATGCATAGCCTCATGGAACTTCACCACTGATCCATGCTCTACCCCTCGCCGCATTTACTTTCTCTGCGGATTCACCTGCACCACTGACTCCACACACATCAACCAAATCACACTCGACTCAGCAACCTACTCAGGCACACTCACACCACTCATCTCTCAACTCACCCAGCTCATCACACTAGACCTCTCCGACAACAACTTCTCCGGCTCAATCCCATCTTCAATCTCCTCCCTCTCAAATCTCAAAACCTTAACCCTCCGATCCAACTCCTTCTCCGGTTCAATCCCTCTCTCAataaccaaactcaaatctctcgAATCTATAGACTTCTCACATAACTCCCTCTCCGGGCCTATCCCAAACTCGATAAATTCCCTCGCAACCATTCGCAGAATCGATTTAAGCTTCAATAAACTAACCGGCTCTATCCCGAAGCTACCTCCGAACTTAGTCGAACTCGCAATCAAGAACAACTCTCTATCCGGGCCACTCCAAAAACCAACCTTTGATCAATCCACTCAACTAGCAGTAGTTGAACTCAGCGAGAATTCACTCACCAGAACAATCGAATCATGGTTGTTACTTCTACCCTCTCTGCAGCAAGTGAATTTAGCCAACAACAGCTTCACGGCGATTCAGATCTCAAAACCAGCACACCCTGGAGGAAGCAACCTTGTAGCATTGAACCTCGGATTCAACAGAATCCAAGGTTACGCGCCCGCGAATCTAGCTGCATATCCTATGCTGTCGTTTTTGTCGATTCGGCATAACTCGTTACGTGGGAACATACCAATGGAATATGGACAGATCAAGTCTATAAAGAAGTTGTTCTTGGACGGGAACTTCCTTGTTGGGAATCCGCCGCCGGGGTTGTTGGCTGCCGGAGCTACGGTTTCCGGTAGCTTGGGGGATAATTGTCTACAGAAGTGTCCAGTTTCTTCGCAAATGTGTACGCCAGCACAGAAACCCAGTTCTGTTTGCAAACGAGCACAACGTGGAAGATCATAG
- the LOC131610628 gene encoding uncharacterized protein LOC131610628, whose protein sequence is MGKPNKRSDESESKLHRKYDKKEQFYAHVQDVKYTVASLNAQKSIAKKKSRQQRRQEKKLKAYSLSSLLETLPELKEQLKASPKPQEANFKLNCKNRQKLVLEEGKNLSEVFKNHSFQMNPLAAIHQHLRNQQPLPVVEEQQPKKKENVNGSRKRKMKKARAGVQSMDI, encoded by the exons ATGGGCAAGCCTAATAAAAG GTCAGATGAATCAGAATCAAAGTTGCATCGCAAATACGACAAGAAGGAACAATTTTATGCCC ATGTGCAAGATGTGAAATATACCGTTGCTTCCTTGAATGCTCAAAAGTCTATTGCGAAG AAAAAGAGCAGACAACAAAGACGGcaggaaaaaaaattgaaagcatATAGCCTTTCTTCCCTCTTAGAAACCCTTCCGGAGTTGAAGGAACAGTTGAAGGCATCACCGAAACCACAAGAGGCTAACTTCAAGCTTAATTGTAAAAATAGACAGAAATTAGT ATTGGAGGAAGGAAAAAATTTGTCTGAGGTTTTTAAGAATCATTCCTTCCAAATGAATCCCTTGGCTGCCATTCATCAACACTTAAGGAACCAACAACCATTACCAGTAGTAGAGGAACAACAAcccaagaaaaaagaaaatgtgAATGGGTCGAGAAAGAGGAAGATGAAGAAAGCTCGGGCTGGAGTGCAGTCTATGGATATATAA
- the LOC131610621 gene encoding ABC transporter B family member 20-like yields the protein MLLVVESNPGDFVGTAVSGTPFGKACAAVGQSSLMSTYDDLFSQKLWLAGFSRGIQEVHRRASLVLRDAVRNIYSI from the exons ATGTTGTTGGTTGTTGAAAGCAATCCGGGTGATTTTGTAGGCACTGCAGTATCTGGTACACCTTTTGGCAAGGCTTGTGCTGCTGTTGGACAAAGCAGTCTTATGTCTACTTATGATGATTTGTTTAGTCAG AAATTGTGGCTTGCTGGTTTTTCAAGGGGCATACAGGAAGTGCACCGAAGAGCATCTTTAGTTCTTAGAGATGCAGTTAGAAATATTTACAGTATATAA
- the LOC131610637 gene encoding stress enhanced protein 1, chloroplastic-like, translated as MALAQAPPSASLSVSLRDARVFATRNSPSASAKFLKPSLSPVRASFATGSPLLIRGNHGRKTVYRAMPVSIRCEQNTKDGNGLDVWLGRGAMIGFAVAITVEITSGKGLLENFGLTSPLPTVALAVTGLVGVLTAVFIFQSASEN; from the exons ATGGCTCTTGCTCAAGCTCCACCCTCTGCTTCTCTCTCCGTCTCTCTTCGCG ATGCTCGTGTTTTCGCCACAAGAAACTCTCCTTCAGCCTCTGCGAAGTTTCTTAAACCCAGTTTGTCTCCAGTTCGAGCATCCTTCGCCACTGGTTCCCCACTAT TGATTCGGGGGAATCATGGAAGGAAGACAGTATACAGAGCAATGCCAGTTTCAATAAGATGTGAACAAAACACTAAGGATGGGAACGGTTTGGATGTATGGCTAGGCCGGGGAGCCATGATTGGTTTTGCAGTTGCCATTACTGTTGAAATTACTTCAGGAAAAGGACTCCTAGAG AACTTTGGTCTCACAAGTCCATTGCCTACAGTTGCCCTGGCCGTAACAGGACTGGTCGGTGTCTTGACCGCAGTTTTCATCTTCCAGTCAGCCTCAGAGAACTGA